The DNA sequence CTGTGCATGTCGTACTGGGTAATCACCCATCCGCCGGAAGCCTGTTCAAGAGGAGCAAAATGTGTGATTCGTTTCGGCGCAATCACCGTTCCGCCGGGATGAACGGAGAGATGCCGGGGAAAGCCGGAAATCCGTGCCGCAATGCTGAAAATCCTTTCCAGAAGCCGGGAATCCAGCCGAAGTCCCTTCAGCTCCGGCAGGGTTTTAAGGATTGATCGGAAGTCCTTCATCGGCCGATGGGGTAAACGCTTGGTGAACCGGGAGATTTCTTCTTCGGGAATCCCGAAAGTTTTGGCGACTTCCCGAATAGAGGATCGCATTTGAAAGGTCACAATGGTGGCAATCAGTGCCGTTTTGTCATGGCCGAATTTTTCGTAAACATAGGTCAACACACGGTCACGATTTTTCCAGCAGATGTCCAAGTCAATATCGGGAGGTTCGGCCCGCTCGGCATTGAGAAATCGTTCAAAATACAGGTTAAACCGAATCGGATCGGCCTGTGTGATGTCCAGTGTGTAGGCAATCAGGCTATCGGCCGCCGAGCCGCGTCCCACACAGGGAATATTTTCTTTTCGGCAAAAATCCACAATGGTTTTGACAATCAGAAAGTATTCCACAAAGCCCAGATTTCGAACAACCAGCAATTCGCGGTTGAGCCGGTCCCGAATGGCGGGTGTGATGTGGGAATATCGGCGGTGCAAGCCGGTGTAACACAGTTTTTGCAGACGTCCGAACGGTGTTTCCCGGCGGGGCAGCGCTATCCCCGGGAATACCGGTTTCCCAAGGGAAAATTCCAGCTGACAGCTTTTTGCAATGAGGAGCGTGTTAAGCAGGGCGTCCGGGTGTTTTCGAAAACGCTCCCGCATTTGGCCGGGTGACTTCAGAAACTGTTCAGGAGACCCAACCCCCACGACCTTTTCCAGAGTCGTATTCTGATCAATTGCCTGCAGGGTGCGCCAAATTTCCCAATCGGACGGTTTCAACAAATGCACATTGTTGGTAGCTACAACAGGAATTTTTAATTCTCTCGCCAGAGCCGCAACCCTCAGGTTCAGCCAGTCGTCTTCCGTGGAAAAATTCTGCAATTCAATGTAGAATTGCTTCCCAAAAATAGACTGCCATTTTCGAAAAAAGGCAACAGCTTCATTCAATCTGCGCCGGCGCAAGAATTTAATGCCGGGATTTCGCTTTCCGCCGGAAAGGGCCACAAGCCCGGCGGTGTACGGCTTTAGGTCATTTAAACGTACCTGAAAACCACCGGCTCCCCCGGCCAGATGTCCCCGCGTGATGATTTCGGACAAATTCTGATAGCCCCGTCGATTCCGGGCCAGAAGCACAACCGAACCGGCATCCACCAGGTTGATCTCCGCACCGATAATGGGATGGATTCCGGCCTCTCTTGCCTTTTGGTAGAATTCAATCGCCCCGGTCAGCCGGTTCGTATCGGTGAGCGCAAGAGCCGGTGCACCCGTTTCAGCCGCCCGGCGAATCATGTCGTCAATGCGGAGCGTGCTGTCCAGAAAACTGTAATTACTGTGACAGTGAAGGTGTATGAAGGATGTACCCATGGCCGTCCATCTCATAGTTTGATTGCAGCAGAAGCGTTTTCGCCGGAAGAATGGCAGCAAAACCGAAACGCCGGCGAATGTGATCAATCGTTCGATTCAGGGATTTCTCTTTCTCCTGAAATTGAAAAAGCCGGGGCTGCGCGGCGTCCCACTCCAGTCCGGAAAGCTGAACGCCCACAAAGCGTATGCGCGTCCGGCGCAGGTGCAGGGTTTCAAACACGTGTTGGGCCATTTTTTCTAATTGAAACCCATCCTGGGTGCTTTCCGGCAAAGTCACACTCTTTTTCAGGGTCCGGAAATCGGAATAGCGAATAGCCAGGCTCAATTTTCGACAGGTCAGGTGGTTTTCCCTCAATTTTTTCGCCAGGCGTTCAATCAGGTAGTGAATCGTGGCCAAGACAACGGCCGGATCACTCACGTCCTCCCCAAAGCTGGTCTCGCGACTCAGATTCTTTGGAAGCCGCACGGCCCGTACGGTTCGGTGATCCTTCGCATTGGCGAATTCCCAGAGTGTTAATCCCCTTTT is a window from the Calditrichota bacterium genome containing:
- a CDS encoding DNA polymerase III subunit alpha yields the protein MGTSFIHLHCHSNYSFLDSTLRIDDMIRRAAETGAPALALTDTNRLTGAIEFYQKAREAGIHPIIGAEINLVDAGSVVLLARNRRGYQNLSEIITRGHLAGGAGGFQVRLNDLKPYTAGLVALSGGKRNPGIKFLRRRRLNEAVAFFRKWQSIFGKQFYIELQNFSTEDDWLNLRVAALARELKIPVVATNNVHLLKPSDWEIWRTLQAIDQNTTLEKVVGVGSPEQFLKSPGQMRERFRKHPDALLNTLLIAKSCQLEFSLGKPVFPGIALPRRETPFGRLQKLCYTGLHRRYSHITPAIRDRLNRELLVVRNLGFVEYFLIVKTIVDFCRKENIPCVGRGSAADSLIAYTLDITQADPIRFNLYFERFLNAERAEPPDIDLDICWKNRDRVLTYVYEKFGHDKTALIATIVTFQMRSSIREVAKTFGIPEEEISRFTKRLPHRPMKDFRSILKTLPELKGLRLDSRLLERIFSIAARISGFPRHLSVHPGGTVIAPKRITHFAPLEQASGGWVITQYDMHSVEKLGLVKMDLLGVRSLTILSEAAADIQKRHGRPVKLNDIPEDDPETLQMLREGKGLGCFQLESPAMRGLLKKMQIESLDDIIAAISLIRPGPAEGGMKEVYIRRRAGLEPTTYPHPLLEPILKETYGIILYQEQVLQVAQTIGGLTLGEADVLRKLMTKSRSLETVRHLRDKFLAGARRNGVDVNTARKIFDWLTHFASYGFNKAHSATYGILAYQTAFLKRHFPAEYMAALLNNPGGYYPLFAYVEEARRLGLSILPPDVNRSAETFSLEGNGIRVGLGNILNLSRRSIGRILSVRKDKSFQDVIDFLTRSQVNLSEAERLIQCGALAGLDTSEPRLLATARIFFKTKKNAAVTRALSREILLPPYPIRQKVIHELHHLGFSVTE